In Shumkonia mesophila, one DNA window encodes the following:
- a CDS encoding NAD(P)H-dependent flavin oxidoreductase: MMLRPPRSRLNTLWRRGCDFLGCDVAILGGAMSWVSERHLVAALSNAGAFGVIACGAMNPDLLRTEIAATQALTAKPFGVNLITLHPELDALIEVCVERGVGHVVLAGGLPPGTAIRRLKEAGIKVVCFAPALSLAKRLIRNGVDALVIEGSEAGGHIGPVVTSVLAQEILPHVTEVPVFVAGGIGRGEAILAYLEMGAAGCQLGTRFVCATESIAHPKFKQAFIRAAARDALPTMQLDPRFPVIPVRALVNAGTQKFMETQRELIGKVDRGELEQKEAQLAIEHFWAGALRRAIIDGDVENGSLMAGQSVGMVTREQPVAEILAELMAQAEAVLETREKAGAA, from the coding sequence ATGATGTTGCGCCCCCCCCGATCGAGACTGAATACGCTCTGGCGGCGGGGGTGCGACTTTCTGGGTTGCGACGTCGCCATCCTGGGCGGCGCCATGTCGTGGGTGTCGGAACGCCACCTGGTCGCCGCGCTTTCCAACGCCGGGGCGTTCGGCGTCATCGCCTGCGGGGCGATGAACCCCGACCTGCTCAGAACCGAAATCGCCGCCACCCAGGCGCTGACGGCGAAGCCCTTCGGCGTCAACCTGATCACGCTGCATCCCGAGCTGGATGCCCTGATCGAGGTGTGCGTCGAGCGGGGCGTGGGCCACGTGGTGCTGGCCGGCGGCCTGCCGCCGGGGACCGCCATCCGCCGGCTCAAGGAAGCCGGCATCAAGGTCGTTTGTTTCGCGCCGGCGCTGTCGCTGGCCAAGCGGCTGATCCGCAACGGCGTCGACGCCCTGGTCATCGAGGGGTCGGAGGCCGGTGGCCACATCGGCCCGGTGGTGACCAGCGTGCTGGCCCAGGAGATCCTGCCCCATGTGACCGAGGTGCCGGTCTTCGTGGCCGGCGGCATCGGGCGCGGCGAGGCGATCCTCGCCTATCTCGAGATGGGGGCGGCCGGCTGCCAGCTGGGCACGCGCTTCGTCTGCGCCACCGAATCGATCGCGCATCCCAAATTCAAGCAGGCCTTCATTCGCGCCGCGGCCCGCGACGCGCTGCCGACCATGCAACTGGACCCGCGCTTCCCGGTCATTCCGGTGCGCGCGCTGGTGAACGCCGGAACCCAGAAGTTCATGGAGACCCAGCGCGAGCTGATCGGCAAGGTCGACCGCGGCGAATTGGAGCAAAAGGAAGCCCAACTCGCCATCGAGCATTTCTGGGCCGGGGCGTTGCGCCGCGCCATCATCGACGGCGACGTCGAGAACGGCTCGCTGATGGCCGGCCAGAGCGTCGGCATGGTGACGCGGGAACAGCCGGTGGCCGAGATCCTGGCGGAACTGATGGCCCAGGCGGAAGCGGTCCTGGAAACCCGGGAAAAAGCCGGGGCGGCATAG
- a CDS encoding aspartate kinase has translation MARIVKKFGGTSVADVEKIQNVARRIKKEVDAGNQVAVVVSAMAGVTNQLVKYVDDINRLHDAREYDVVVASGEQVTSGLTALALQKLGVPARSWLGWQLPVHTDGVHGKARIADIDSEEIIRRMEQGEVAVVAGFQGIGPDGRVTTLGRGGSDTSAVALAAAIKADRCDIHTDVDGVYTTDPRIVPKARKLNKITYEEMLELASLGAKVLQTRSVELAMKYNVRTQVVSSFTDEPGTLVVNEDEIVEKEIISGIAYSRDEAKITLTGVADRPGVAAGIFGPLADASINVDMIVQNVSLDGKTTDMTFTVGKTDLERALLTVEAKKKDLGYSQVTSDPKVVKVSVIGVGMRSHAGIAQTMFTALAEKGINIQVISTSEIKVSVLIAEEYLELAVRALHDAYGLSGE, from the coding sequence ATGGCCCGTATCGTCAAGAAATTCGGCGGCACATCGGTCGCCGACGTCGAAAAAATCCAAAATGTGGCCCGGCGCATCAAGAAAGAGGTCGATGCCGGCAACCAGGTTGCCGTGGTCGTGTCGGCCATGGCCGGGGTGACCAACCAGCTGGTCAAATACGTCGACGACATCAACCGCCTGCACGACGCCCGCGAGTACGACGTGGTGGTGGCTTCTGGCGAGCAGGTCACCTCCGGGCTGACCGCGCTGGCGCTCCAGAAACTGGGCGTGCCGGCCCGCTCGTGGCTGGGCTGGCAGCTGCCGGTGCATACCGATGGCGTGCACGGCAAGGCGCGGATCGCCGACATCGACTCGGAGGAAATCATCCGCCGCATGGAGCAGGGCGAAGTGGCGGTGGTCGCCGGCTTCCAGGGGATCGGCCCGGACGGGCGCGTCACCACGCTGGGACGCGGCGGCTCGGACACCAGCGCGGTGGCGCTGGCGGCGGCGATCAAGGCCGACCGCTGCGACATCCACACCGACGTCGACGGCGTCTACACCACCGATCCCCGGATCGTTCCCAAGGCGCGCAAGCTCAACAAGATCACCTACGAGGAAATGCTCGAACTGGCCTCGCTCGGGGCCAAGGTGCTGCAGACCCGCTCGGTCGAGCTGGCCATGAAGTACAACGTCCGCACGCAGGTCGTTTCGAGTTTTACCGATGAACCAGGCACGCTGGTCGTGAATGAGGACGAAATCGTGGAAAAAGAAATCATCAGCGGGATCGCTTACAGCCGGGACGAGGCCAAGATCACCCTGACGGGGGTGGCCGACAGGCCCGGGGTCGCCGCCGGCATTTTCGGCCCGCTCGCCGATGCCAGCATCAACGTCGACATGATCGTCCAGAACGTGTCGCTCGACGGCAAGACGACCGACATGACCTTCACCGTCGGCAAGACCGACCTGGAGCGGGCGCTGCTGACCGTCGAGGCCAAGAAGAAGGACCTCGGCTATTCGCAGGTGACCTCGGACCCCAAGGTGGTCAAGGTGTCGGTGATCGGCGTCGGCATGCGCAGCCACGCCGGCATCGCCCAGACGATGTTTACGGCGCTGGCCGAGAAGGGCATCAACATCCAGGTCATCTCGACCTCGGAGATCAAGGTCAGCGTGCTGATCGCCGAGGAATACCTGGAACTGGCCGTCCGGGCGTTGCACGACGCCTATGGCCTGAGCGGCGAGTGA
- the ubiG gene encoding bifunctional 2-polyprenyl-6-hydroxyphenol methylase/3-demethylubiquinol 3-O-methyltransferase UbiG, whose translation MAHEYRPSAASTASPEEIARFSGLADAWWDPDGDFKPLHHLNPTRLGYIRDSVAGHFGRDPLADRPLDGLTLLDIGCGGGLLSEPMARLGARVTGIDAGEKSIAVARVHAEQSGLAIDYRHAVPEDFAATAPSRYDVVLAMDVVEHVADLDAFLAAAAGLLRPGGAMVISTVNRTLKSLALAKVAAEYVLRWLPVGTHDWRKFVRPSQLADGLGAAGVAIADLKGMIYNPLADRWSYGPDLAVNYLAFGVRA comes from the coding sequence GTGGCTCACGAATACCGACCTTCCGCCGCGTCGACGGCCTCCCCCGAGGAAATCGCTCGGTTTTCCGGATTGGCCGACGCCTGGTGGGACCCCGACGGCGACTTCAAGCCGCTGCACCACCTCAATCCGACCCGGCTCGGCTACATCCGCGATTCGGTGGCCGGCCATTTCGGGCGCGACCCGCTGGCCGACCGGCCGCTGGACGGCCTGACCCTTCTCGACATCGGCTGCGGCGGCGGTCTTTTGAGCGAACCGATGGCCCGCCTGGGGGCCCGGGTCACCGGCATCGACGCCGGCGAAAAGTCGATCGCCGTGGCCAGGGTTCACGCCGAGCAGTCGGGGTTGGCCATCGACTATCGCCACGCCGTGCCCGAAGACTTCGCCGCCACCGCCCCATCCCGCTACGACGTGGTGCTGGCCATGGACGTGGTGGAGCACGTGGCCGACCTCGATGCCTTCCTGGCGGCGGCCGCCGGGCTGTTGCGCCCGGGCGGCGCCATGGTCATCTCGACCGTCAACCGCACGCTCAAGTCGCTGGCGCTGGCCAAGGTGGCGGCCGAATACGTGCTGCGCTGGCTGCCGGTGGGCACCCACGACTGGCGCAAGTTCGTGCGGCCCTCGCAACTGGCCGACGGCCTCGGCGCCGCCGGCGTCGCCATCGCCGATCTGAAGGGAATGATCTACAACCCGCTCGCCGACCGCTGGTCCTACGGCCCGGACCTCGCCGTCAACTACCTGGCCTTCGGGGTCCGCGCCTAG
- a CDS encoding DUF1178 family protein: MILYQLKCGAGHQFEAWFRDAAAYDSQSADGEIGCPLCGDTAISKAPMAPYVAKGAARTGSMEEKANEVAQQIFQAAERLRRHVEENCDDVGERFAEEARRIHYGETDERGIYGTATDDEATDLTDEGIEFHRVRWPKRND, translated from the coding sequence ATGATTCTTTACCAGCTAAAGTGTGGCGCTGGCCACCAGTTCGAAGCGTGGTTCCGCGACGCCGCCGCCTACGACTCGCAAAGCGCCGATGGCGAGATCGGTTGCCCGCTGTGCGGCGACACCGCCATTTCGAAGGCGCCGATGGCGCCCTACGTGGCCAAGGGCGCGGCCAGGACCGGCTCGATGGAAGAGAAGGCCAACGAGGTGGCCCAGCAGATCTTCCAGGCCGCCGAAAGGCTGCGCCGTCATGTCGAGGAGAATTGCGACGACGTCGGCGAGCGCTTCGCCGAGGAGGCCCGGCGCATCCACTATGGCGAGACCGACGAGCGCGGCATTTACGGCACCGCCACCGACGACGAGGCGACGGACCTGACCGACGAAGGCATCGAGTTCCACCGCGTCCGCTGGCCGAAGCGCAACGACTGA
- a CDS encoding class I SAM-dependent methyltransferase, with the protein MVNSPDTPIGHRHLKITAPSPWVKRFAPLIPAGGRVLDLACGNGRHARYLIERGCFAVALDRDVSAVADLAPSPRAQVIEADLEDGGAWPLAGQRFDGIVVVNYLYRPLFPHLLDGLAEGGVLIYETFARGNEAFSRPRNPDHLLRSGELIDAVGGRLQIVAYEHGRIESGPLPGVIQRICAVNDRGRSARADGEPAPHRVEAGPD; encoded by the coding sequence ATGGTTAATTCCCCCGACACCCCCATCGGCCATCGTCATTTGAAGATCACCGCGCCCTCGCCATGGGTCAAGCGGTTCGCGCCGCTGATCCCGGCCGGGGGCCGGGTGCTCGACCTCGCCTGCGGCAACGGCCGGCATGCCCGCTACCTGATCGAACGCGGCTGTTTCGCGGTGGCGCTGGATCGCGACGTCTCCGCCGTCGCCGACCTCGCCCCCTCGCCGCGGGCCCAGGTGATCGAAGCCGATCTCGAGGACGGCGGCGCCTGGCCCCTGGCCGGCCAGCGCTTCGACGGCATCGTCGTCGTCAACTACCTCTACCGGCCGTTGTTCCCCCACCTGCTGGACGGCCTGGCCGAGGGCGGCGTGCTGATCTACGAAACCTTCGCCAGGGGCAACGAGGCCTTCTCGCGGCCGCGCAATCCCGACCACCTGCTGCGGAGCGGCGAACTGATCGACGCCGTCGGCGGCCGGCTGCAGATCGTCGCCTACGAGCACGGGCGGATCGAAAGCGGCCCGCTGCCCGGCGTCATCCAGCGGATCTGCGCCGTCAACGACCGCGGGCGCAGCGCCCGCGCCGACGGCGAACCCGCCCCCCACCGTGTCGAGGCCGGACCGGACTGA
- the grxC gene encoding glutaredoxin 3, with product MADIEIYTSPFCPFCHRAKALLKTKGVTFKEIDVMMSPGKRAEMTERSHGRETVPQVFVDGRHIGDCTEIHQMDAAGKLDAALKLAGPV from the coding sequence GTGGCCGATATCGAGATCTACACCAGCCCCTTCTGCCCGTTCTGTCACCGGGCGAAGGCGCTGCTCAAGACCAAGGGCGTGACCTTCAAGGAAATCGACGTGATGATGAGCCCCGGCAAGCGGGCCGAGATGACCGAGCGCTCGCACGGCCGCGAAACCGTGCCGCAGGTTTTCGTCGACGGCCGGCACATCGGCGACTGCACCGAGATCCACCAAATGGATGCCGCGGGCAAGCTCGACGCCGCGCTGAAGCTGGCCGGCCCGGTCTAG
- a CDS encoding ComF family protein — translation MDAIPSGEQARGGRRGGLAGRWLGSLVDVLLPHRCLGCGALVDAAGVLCAACWGDVTFAGPPCCEACGLPFDYDAGPGLLCGACTAHPPPFRRARAAMIYGPASRRLILGFKHGDRTEAAPAFARWMVRAGADLIAEADVIVPVPLHWTRLFARRFNQAALLAHAIGRETGLPVAPDALVRRRRTPSQGHLGRQSRRRNVAGAFAVPPRRAGRIAGRRVLLVDDVMTTGATLAACARGLMRAGAQSVDALTLARVGAPGL, via the coding sequence GTGGACGCGATTCCTTCGGGGGAGCAGGCGAGGGGCGGGAGGCGGGGCGGCCTGGCCGGCCGCTGGCTGGGATCGCTCGTCGACGTCCTGTTGCCGCATCGCTGCCTGGGCTGCGGGGCCCTGGTCGACGCCGCTGGCGTGCTGTGCGCCGCCTGTTGGGGCGACGTCACCTTCGCCGGCCCGCCCTGCTGCGAGGCCTGCGGCCTGCCCTTCGACTACGACGCCGGCCCCGGCCTGCTGTGCGGGGCATGCACCGCCCATCCGCCGCCGTTCCGCCGGGCGCGGGCGGCCATGATCTACGGGCCGGCCAGCCGGCGCCTGATCCTCGGCTTCAAGCATGGCGACCGCACCGAGGCGGCGCCCGCCTTCGCCCGCTGGATGGTGCGCGCGGGGGCCGATCTGATCGCCGAGGCCGACGTCATCGTGCCGGTGCCGCTGCACTGGACGCGGCTGTTCGCGCGGCGCTTCAACCAGGCCGCCCTGCTGGCCCACGCCATCGGCCGCGAGACCGGCCTGCCGGTGGCCCCCGACGCGCTGGTGCGCCGCCGTCGCACCCCCTCGCAAGGCCATCTCGGGCGCCAGTCGCGGCGACGCAACGTCGCCGGCGCCTTCGCGGTACCGCCCCGCCGGGCCGGCCGCATCGCCGGGCGCCGGGTGCTGCTGGTCGACGACGTGATGACGACGGGCGCCACGCTGGCCGCCTGCGCGCGCGGCCTGATGCGGGCCGGCGCCCAATCGGTCGACGCGCTGACCCTGGCCCGCGTCGGCGCGCCGGGCCTTTAG
- a CDS encoding methyltransferase domain-containing protein, which yields MADPMTVFDRRTVRLHRERAAKGLESFDFLFAEVGERLADRLDDVTRRFPMALDLGCHTGILAGRLAGRGGIETLVACDLSEAMARRAGPLALAADEERLPFAEGVFDLVLSNLSLHWVNDLPGALVQIRRALRPDGLFLGALFGGATCRELRQALAEAEIAQEGGLSPRVSPLAEVRDAGNLLQRAGFALPVADSDTLTVSYADPLKLMADLRGMGEANAALARRRTPTRRATLAAAAKRYQSLFAAADGRVPATFEVIYLTAWAPHPSQQKPARPGSAKARLADALGVPEIPAGDKARPR from the coding sequence ATGGCCGACCCGATGACCGTCTTCGACCGCCGGACCGTGCGCCTGCATCGCGAGCGCGCGGCCAAGGGGCTGGAGAGCTTCGACTTCCTGTTCGCCGAGGTGGGCGAGCGCCTGGCCGACCGCCTGGACGACGTCACCCGGCGGTTCCCCATGGCGCTCGATCTCGGCTGCCATACCGGCATCCTGGCCGGGCGGCTGGCCGGGCGCGGCGGCATCGAGACGCTGGTGGCCTGCGACCTGTCGGAAGCGATGGCCCGCCGGGCCGGCCCGCTGGCGCTGGCCGCCGACGAGGAGCGGCTGCCCTTCGCCGAGGGCGTCTTCGACCTCGTGCTCAGCAACCTTTCGCTCCATTGGGTCAACGACCTGCCGGGCGCCCTGGTGCAGATCCGCCGCGCGCTCAGGCCCGACGGCCTGTTCCTCGGCGCGCTGTTCGGCGGCGCCACCTGCCGCGAGCTGCGCCAGGCGCTGGCCGAGGCCGAGATCGCCCAGGAAGGCGGCCTCAGCCCCCGGGTGTCGCCGCTGGCCGAGGTGCGCGACGCCGGCAACCTGCTCCAGCGGGCCGGCTTCGCCCTGCCGGTGGCGGATTCCGACACGCTGACCGTCTCCTACGCCGACCCCTTGAAGCTGATGGCCGACCTGCGCGGCATGGGCGAGGCCAACGCCGCGCTGGCCCGGCGCCGGACCCCCACCCGGCGGGCCACGCTGGCCGCCGCCGCAAAGCGCTACCAGTCCTTGTTCGCCGCCGCCGACGGCCGCGTGCCGGCGACCTTCGAGGTCATCTATCTCACCGCCTGGGCGCCCCATCCTTCGCAGCAGAAGCCGGCCCGGCCGGGCAGCGCCAAGGCCCGCCTGGCCGACGCCCTGGGCGTCCCCGAGATCCCGGCCGGCGACAAGGCCCGTCCGCGCTGA
- the sfsA gene encoding DNA/RNA nuclease SfsA, which produces MKFTDPLLKGTLVRRYKRFLADVLLDSGEAIVAHCANSGSMLSVNTPGAEVWVSPARNPERKLRYTWEMIRIGDGLVGINTQHPNLLAAEAVAANLLPELAGYTVVRREVKYGRNSRIDLLLEADGRPPCYVEVKNVTMRRDLTAAGAAEFPDAVTVRGAKHLDELAAMKAQGYRAVMLFLAQRDDCRRFAVAGDIDPLYAAGLAKARAAGVETLCYGCRLSPFEITIDRPIPLEF; this is translated from the coding sequence ATGAAGTTCACAGATCCCCTGCTGAAAGGCACCCTGGTCAGGCGTTACAAGCGGTTTCTCGCCGACGTCCTGCTCGACTCGGGAGAGGCCATCGTCGCCCATTGCGCCAATTCCGGCTCGATGCTGAGCGTCAACACCCCCGGCGCCGAGGTGTGGGTGTCCCCCGCCCGCAACCCCGAGCGCAAGCTGCGCTATACCTGGGAGATGATCCGCATCGGCGACGGGCTGGTCGGCATCAACACCCAGCATCCCAACCTGCTGGCCGCCGAGGCGGTGGCCGCCAACCTGCTGCCGGAACTGGCCGGCTATACCGTGGTGCGCCGCGAGGTGAAGTACGGCCGCAATTCGCGCATCGACCTGCTGCTGGAAGCGGACGGCCGCCCGCCCTGCTACGTCGAGGTCAAGAACGTGACCATGCGCCGCGACCTCACCGCCGCCGGCGCCGCCGAGTTCCCCGACGCCGTCACCGTCCGCGGCGCCAAGCACCTCGACGAGCTGGCGGCCATGAAGGCCCAAGGGTATCGCGCGGTCATGCTGTTCCTGGCCCAGCGCGACGACTGCCGGCGCTTCGCGGTGGCCGGGGACATCGACCCGCTCTATGCCGCCGGACTGGCCAAGGCCCGGGCCGCCGGCGTCGAGACGCTCTGTTACGGTTGCCGGCTGTCGCCCTTCGAAATCACCATCGACCGGCCGATCCCTCTGGAATTCTAG
- the map gene encoding type I methionyl aminopeptidase, with product MHNARRSIKIHGPEAFAGMRRAGRLAAETLDMIAPHVRPGVTTEEIDRLCHQFIVAHGAIPAPLNYRGFPKSTCTSINHVVCHGIPGEKRLRDGDIVNIDITVILDGWYGDTSRMFTAGKPALKAARLIDVTFESMWRGIHAVRPGATLGDIGHAIQSYAEGERCSVVRDFCGHGLGRVFHDAPNVMHFGRPGEGEILEAGMLFTIEPMINAGRYDVKILKDGWTAVTKDRSLSAQFEHSIGVTPTGCEIFTLSPAGLHKPPYDA from the coding sequence ATGCATAACGCCCGCCGCAGCATCAAGATCCATGGGCCCGAAGCCTTCGCCGGCATGCGCCGGGCCGGACGGCTGGCCGCCGAGACTCTCGACATGATCGCGCCCCACGTCAGGCCGGGCGTGACCACCGAGGAAATCGACCGCCTGTGCCACCAGTTCATCGTGGCCCACGGCGCCATTCCCGCCCCCCTCAACTACCGCGGCTTCCCCAAGTCGACCTGCACCTCGATCAACCACGTGGTCTGCCACGGCATCCCCGGCGAGAAGCGGCTGCGCGACGGCGACATCGTCAACATCGACATCACCGTCATCCTCGATGGCTGGTACGGCGACACCAGCCGCATGTTCACGGCCGGCAAGCCGGCCCTCAAGGCGGCCCGCCTGATCGACGTCACCTTCGAATCGATGTGGCGCGGCATCCACGCGGTGCGCCCCGGCGCCACCCTGGGCGACATCGGCCACGCCATCCAAAGCTATGCCGAGGGCGAGCGCTGCTCGGTGGTGCGCGATTTCTGCGGCCACGGCCTGGGTCGGGTGTTTCACGACGCCCCCAACGTCATGCACTTCGGCCGCCCCGGCGAGGGCGAGATCCTGGAGGCCGGCATGCTGTTCACCATCGAGCCGATGATCAACGCCGGGCGCTACGACGTGAAGATCCTCAAGGACGGCTGGACGGCGGTCACCAAGGACCGCTCGCTGTCGGCCCAGTTCGAGCATTCCATCGGCGTCACCCCCACCGGCTGCGAGATCTTCACGCTCTCCCCGGCCGGCCTGCACAAGCCGCCCTACGACGCTTAG